A window of Zingiber officinale cultivar Zhangliang chromosome 5A, Zo_v1.1, whole genome shotgun sequence contains these coding sequences:
- the LOC121983303 gene encoding protein DETOXIFICATION 48-like — protein sequence MCNTAPPSSSPPFPSLTKSHILNSTAPDDLHRHPTLSELADEMRAIGKISVPAAVTGLMLYSRAMISMLFLGYLGDLELAAGSLAIGFANITGYSVLSGLAMGMDPICAQAFGANHHRLLGLTLQRATLLLLSASLPISLLWLNARSVLLRCGQDEQISSAAHVFITAAAPDLLFLSFLHPLRVFLRAQNITLPVTYCSFFCAALHGPLTYLLAVRLRLGIAGVAAAMIWTDLNLLTCLLLFLLCSGACRDTWPGGPSADCLRGWPALLRLAAPSCVSVCLEWWWYEFMIIFSGLLAHPRTAVASMGILIQTTSLVYVFPSALSFGVSTRVGNVLGANLPSKARAAATAGVVCAVALGLVATAFTASMRHQWGRLFTRDAETLKLTALALPITGLCELGNCPQTVGCGVLRGSARPATGANINLSSFYLVGMPVAVLLGFVGKMGLLGLWLGLLAAQSSCAALMALALTRTDWIAEAERARELTNYPNSNSSSTIPICVPASDDVIDATTPLFTNSMGAEKKPTALQHVLSVIHEDVKTVTSDSETAPLFLSID from the exons ATGTGCAATACCGCTCCGCCCTCCTCTTCTCCCCCCTTCCCTTCTCTCACCAAATCTCATATTTTGAACAGCACTGCTCCTGATGACCTCCATCGCCATCCGACTCTCTCTGAG TTAGCGGATGAGATGCGCGCCATCGGGAAGATATCGGTGCCGGCCGCCGTGACGGGGCTCATGCTTTACTCGCGCGCCATGATTTCGATGCTCTTCCTCGGGTACCTCGGCGATTTGGAGCTGGCCGCCGGTTCGTTGGCGATTGGGTTCGCCAACATCACCGGCTACTCCGTGCTGTCCGGGCTGGCGATGGGCATGGACCCCATCTGCGCACAGGCCTTCGGCGCCAACCACCACAGACTCCTCGGCCTCACCCTGCAGCGGGCCACGCTGCTTCTTCTTTCAGCCTCCCTTCCCATCTCCCTCTTGTGGCTCAACGCCCGCTCCGTCTTGCTCCGCTGCGGCCAGGACGAGCAAATCTCCTCCGCCGCGCACGTCTTCATCACCGCCGCCGCGCccgacctcctcttcctctccttccttcATCCGCTCCGCGTCTTCCTCCGTGCACAGAACATCACCCTCCCTGTCACCTACTGCTCTTTCTTCTGCGCCGCGCTCCATGGCCCGCTGACTTACCTTCTGGCAGTGCGCCTCCGACTTGGCATCGCCGGCGTGGCCGCTGCCATGATCTGGACCGACCTTAACCTCCTCACCTGTCTGTTGCTCTTCCTGCTCTGCTCCGGAGCGTGCCGAGACACCTGGCCCGGCGGCCCCTCCGCCGACTGCCTCCGCGGGTGGCCGGCACTGCTCCGACTCGCTGCTCCCTCGTGCGTGTCCGTCTGCCTCGAGTGGTGGTGGTACGAGTTCATGATCATCTTCAGCGGCCTCCTCGCGCACCCCCGTACTGCCGTCGCCTCCATGGGCATCCTAATCCAGACCACCTCCCTCGTCTACGTCTTCCCCTCAGCGCTCAGCTTCGGCGTCTCCACGCGCGTCGGCAACGTGCTCGGCGCCAACCTGCCCTCCAAGGCCCGCGCTGCCGCCACAGCAGGTGTCGTCTGCGCGGTCGCGCTCGGCCTCGTGGCGACCGCGTTCACGGCGTCGATGCGGCACCAGTGGGGACGGCTGTTCACCCGCGACGCGGAGACACTGAAGCTCACCGCGCTCGCGCTGCCCATCACCGGACTCTGCGAGCTCGGGAACTGCCCACAGACGGTGGGCTGCGGCGTGCTTCGGGGGAGCGCGCGGCCCGCCACTGGCGCTAACATCAACCTCAGTTCCTTCTACCTGGTGGGGATGCCCGTCGCCGTGCTCCTTGGCTTCGTCGGCAAGATGGGTTTGCTGGGCCTGTGGCTGGGGCTCCTCGCGGCGCAGTCCTCGTGCGCGGCTCTCATGGCCTTGGCACTCACCAGAACGGATTGGATAGCGGAGGCAGAGAGAGCCAGAGAATTGACCAATTACCCTAATTCAAATTCATCTTCAACCATTCCAATTTGTGTTCCTGCTTCGGATGACGTAATTGATGCCACAACTCCTCTGTTTACTAATTCCATGGGAGCAGAGAAGAAGCCTACAGCTCTACAACACGTCTTATCCGTGATTCACGAAGATGTGAAGACGGTAACTAGTGATTCAGAAACAGCTCCTCTCTTTCTCAGTATCGATTGA